Proteins encoded in a region of the Inquilinus sp. KBS0705 genome:
- the mqnC gene encoding dehypoxanthine futalosine cyclase, giving the protein MNTADLLQRALAFDFLSIEEGVYLYNNASTADLMYVANELRKIQVPHGKVTWQIDRNVNTTNVCIANCKFCNFFRRPGHEDSYITDIETYKRKIEETFKYGGDQLLLQGGHHPDLGLQFYTDLFRELKQLYPKLKLHSLGPPEIAHVAKLENMSHYDVLRAMKESGLDSLPGAGAEILNDRVRRLISKGKCGGKEWLDVMRAAHQLNLPTSATMMFGHIETIEERFEHLVWIREVQSEKPEGHHGFVAFIPWPFQDDGTLLRKVRGITNNVTGDEYIRMIALSRIMLPNIKNIQASWLTVGKQVAQLCLHAGANDFGSIMIEENVVSAAGAPHRFTAKGIQDSIKEAGFEPQLRTQKYDWRDIPAEIEEQVIDY; this is encoded by the coding sequence ATGAATACAGCCGATCTGTTACAGCGTGCCTTAGCTTTTGATTTTTTGAGCATTGAAGAAGGTGTTTACCTGTACAACAATGCCTCAACTGCCGACCTGATGTATGTGGCTAACGAGCTACGTAAAATACAGGTACCGCATGGCAAAGTAACCTGGCAGATAGACCGGAATGTAAACACAACCAACGTTTGCATAGCCAACTGTAAATTCTGTAACTTCTTCCGTCGCCCGGGGCACGAGGATAGTTACATTACCGATATTGAAACATATAAGCGAAAAATTGAAGAGACCTTTAAATATGGCGGCGACCAGCTTTTATTACAGGGCGGCCACCACCCCGATCTGGGCCTTCAATTTTATACCGACCTTTTCCGCGAGTTAAAACAGCTGTATCCAAAACTAAAATTACATTCTTTAGGCCCACCAGAGATAGCCCACGTTGCAAAGCTGGAAAATATGAGCCATTACGATGTACTTAGAGCGATGAAAGAATCCGGCCTCGACTCATTGCCCGGTGCCGGTGCCGAAATATTAAACGACCGTGTGCGCCGCCTGATATCAAAGGGTAAGTGCGGCGGTAAAGAGTGGTTAGATGTAATGCGTGCGGCACATCAGCTAAACCTGCCTACATCAGCTACTATGATGTTTGGCCATATCGAAACCATTGAAGAGCGCTTTGAGCACCTGGTTTGGATACGCGAGGTGCAATCAGAAAAACCCGAAGGGCACCACGGCTTTGTTGCCTTTATACCATGGCCTTTCCAGGACGATGGCACACTATTGCGCAAAGTACGCGGCATTACCAATAATGTTACCGGCGACGAATACATCCGCATGATTGCCCTTAGCCGTATTATGCTGCCAAATATTAAAAACATACAGGCATCATGGTTAACCGTGGGCAAGCAGGTTGCACAGCTATGCCTGCACGCCGGCGCTAACGATTTTGGGTCGATAATGATAGAAGAGAACGTAGTATCTGCCGCAGGTGCACCACACCGCTTTACCGCAAAGGGTATACAGGATTCTATTAAAGAAGCGGGTTTTGAACCACAGCTACGCACCCAAAAATACGATTGGCGCGATATACCGGCCGAAATTGAAGAACAGGTGATAGACTATTAG
- the scpB gene encoding SMC-Scp complex subunit ScpB — protein MNNVEQYIEALIFASEQGIRTEEIIYCLQAAFEHDYTAEDIDKHVQTIRNKYQDDSFAIEVVKLNNAYQFLTKKDYHQVISLLQLQRSKKKLSQAALETLAIIAYKQPVTKTDVEQIRGVNCDYSIQKLLEKELIAITGKSETVGKPILYGTSSLFMDYFGINDITELPQLKEITDNSSSIGEQSE, from the coding sequence ATGAACAATGTTGAGCAATATATAGAGGCACTTATTTTTGCATCTGAACAGGGCATTCGTACAGAAGAAATTATTTACTGCCTGCAGGCCGCTTTTGAACACGACTATACAGCCGAAGATATAGATAAGCATGTACAAACCATCCGCAATAAGTACCAGGACGATAGCTTTGCCATTGAGGTAGTAAAACTTAATAACGCTTACCAGTTTCTAACAAAAAAAGACTATCACCAGGTTATAAGCCTGCTGCAACTACAGCGCTCCAAGAAAAAGTTAAGCCAGGCCGCGTTAGAAACCCTGGCTATAATTGCCTATAAACAACCTGTAACCAAAACAGATGTTGAGCAAATACGCGGCGTAAATTGCGACTACTCTATACAAAAACTATTAGAAAAGGAACTAATTGCCATCACAGGCAAGTCGGAAACGGTGGGTAAGCCTATACTTTATGGCACCAGCAGCCTTTTTATGGACTATTTTGGCATTAATGATATAACAGAACTACCACAGCTTAAAGAAATTACAGACAACAGCAGCAGCATTGGCGAGCAATCAGAATAA
- a CDS encoding GNAT family N-acetyltransferase, with translation MIITEVKSKADKKAFLDVARLLYKGDANWVCPLDTDIEAVFDPVKNNFHQHGKATRWILTDDSGQLIGRIAAFINDNKAYNYEQPTGGSGFFECINNKVAAFLLFDTAQAWLKGLGMQAMDGPINFGENDNFWGLLVEGFTPPSYGMNYNPPYYHDFFEAYGFETQYEQITNHLDVHKPFSERFTKIANWVMNKPGYTFEHFKTAQIEKFAADFIEIYNDGWQDFENFVPITHATILESFEKMKAIMDEKLIWFAYVDNEPASFIVILPDANQMIKPLNGKLNLWGKLTFVYRRWRGVSRMRAVVMGTKQKYQKHGLESCLFIKLKEYVLPLKQYDELELSWVGDFNEKMLAIHAAVGATFGKRHLTMRYKFK, from the coding sequence ATGATCATTACTGAAGTTAAAAGCAAAGCAGATAAAAAAGCATTTTTGGATGTAGCGCGCCTGTTATACAAGGGCGATGCTAACTGGGTATGCCCTTTAGATACCGATATAGAAGCGGTGTTTGATCCTGTTAAGAACAATTTTCATCAGCATGGTAAAGCTACCCGGTGGATATTAACAGACGATAGCGGACAGCTAATAGGCCGTATAGCCGCTTTTATAAACGATAACAAGGCCTACAACTACGAGCAACCTACCGGCGGCTCTGGCTTTTTTGAGTGCATTAATAATAAAGTTGCCGCGTTTTTACTGTTTGATACCGCGCAGGCCTGGTTAAAGGGCTTGGGTATGCAGGCTATGGATGGCCCCATAAACTTTGGCGAGAACGATAACTTTTGGGGTTTATTGGTAGAGGGTTTTACGCCGCCATCCTATGGCATGAATTATAACCCACCCTACTATCATGATTTTTTTGAGGCCTATGGATTTGAGACCCAATACGAGCAAATAACCAATCACCTGGATGTGCACAAACCCTTTTCGGAGCGGTTTACAAAAATTGCTAACTGGGTAATGAACAAGCCTGGGTACACCTTTGAGCATTTTAAAACAGCGCAAATAGAAAAATTCGCGGCTGATTTTATTGAGATATATAACGATGGCTGGCAAGATTTTGAAAATTTTGTGCCCATAACCCATGCTACAATTTTAGAAAGTTTCGAAAAAATGAAAGCCATAATGGACGAAAAGCTGATATGGTTTGCCTATGTAGATAACGAGCCGGCATCCTTTATAGTAATATTACCTGATGCCAACCAAATGATAAAACCATTAAACGGCAAACTTAACTTATGGGGTAAACTAACGTTTGTTTATCGCCGCTGGAGGGGGGTATCGCGTATGAGGGCTGTTGTTATGGGTACCAAACAAAAGTATCAAAAACACGGGCTAGAATCGTGCCTGTTTATAAAATTAAAGGAATATGTACTGCCACTTAAACAATACGATGAGCTTGAATTATCGTGGGTGGGCGATTTTAATGAGAAAATGCTCGCCATACACGCAGCGGTGGGCGCTACATTTGGCAAAAGGCATCTTACAATGAGGTATAAATTTAAATAA
- a CDS encoding helix-turn-helix transcriptional regulator — translation MKTLGKKIRLLRHQKGWSQEEVAKRLDISIPAFSKIETGITDINLSRLEQIAVLFEMSVVQLLTFNETEQDQKIASELENVNKKLMDRETEVIDLQKKVIELFEELRHKKVITA, via the coding sequence ATGAAGACACTCGGAAAAAAGATCCGGTTACTACGTCACCAAAAGGGCTGGAGCCAGGAGGAAGTAGCTAAAAGGTTAGACATTTCTATACCTGCTTTTTCTAAAATTGAAACGGGAATCACTGATATCAATTTGTCTCGATTAGAACAGATAGCCGTATTGTTTGAAATGTCGGTAGTGCAGCTACTAACCTTTAACGAAACTGAGCAAGATCAAAAAATTGCAAGTGAGTTAGAGAACGTTAACAAAAAGTTGATGGATCGCGAAACAGAAGTTATCGATCTGCAGAAAAAAGTTATCGAGCTTTTTGAAGAGCTAAGACACAAAAAAGTTATTACAGCATAA
- a CDS encoding peptidoglycan synthetase, which translates to MRVHFIAIGGSAMHNLAIALHKKGFDVTGSDDVLFEPSVSRLAKYGILPEQEGWYPEKINAGLDAVILGMHARIDNPELLKAQELGIKIYSYPDYIYEQSKDKKRVVIGGSHGKTTITSMILHVLQHAGKKFDYLVGAQLEGFETMVGLSHDAPVIIIEGDEYLASPIDRRPKFHIYKADIGVISGIAWDHINVFPTFDNYIDQFKIFGQTIQPGGKLIYSETDDVLNKMVSGVTIDGQKLPYGLPQFTIQNGVTSIIADGKSYALQVFGQHNLLNMEAARLVCEALAISKADFYEYISTFKGAARRLELVGKNDNATIFKDFAHSPSKLTATIQAVKAQFPQRKLIACIELHTFSSLNKDFLNEYAGTMDGADKAIVFIDRKTFEQKKITPYAIEAVKSAFAKDDLLFFNDPDALLQHLERLDISNSNLLMMSSGNFGGINLIGLKEKLL; encoded by the coding sequence ATGAGAGTACATTTTATAGCTATTGGCGGTAGTGCTATGCACAACCTGGCCATAGCTCTTCATAAAAAAGGATTTGATGTTACCGGGTCAGACGATGTATTGTTTGAACCATCTGTAAGCCGCCTGGCTAAGTATGGCATTTTGCCTGAGCAGGAGGGATGGTACCCCGAAAAGATAAATGCCGGGCTGGATGCCGTTATATTAGGTATGCATGCCCGTATTGATAACCCCGAGCTGCTTAAGGCACAGGAGTTAGGCATTAAAATATACTCGTACCCCGATTATATTTACGAACAATCAAAAGATAAAAAGCGTGTGGTAATAGGCGGCAGCCATGGTAAAACTACCATTACCAGTATGATACTGCATGTATTGCAGCATGCCGGTAAAAAGTTTGATTACCTGGTAGGCGCCCAATTAGAAGGCTTTGAAACCATGGTAGGGCTTAGCCATGATGCCCCGGTTATTATTATTGAGGGCGACGAATACCTTGCGTCGCCGATTGACAGGCGGCCAAAGTTTCATATTTACAAAGCCGATATTGGTGTTATAAGCGGCATCGCCTGGGATCATATCAACGTATTCCCCACATTTGATAATTACATAGATCAGTTTAAGATTTTTGGCCAAACCATACAACCGGGTGGTAAGCTAATTTACAGCGAAACCGACGACGTTTTAAATAAAATGGTATCGGGTGTAACCATTGATGGCCAAAAGCTGCCTTATGGCTTACCCCAATTTACGATACAAAACGGAGTAACCAGCATAATTGCCGACGGTAAAAGTTACGCCTTACAGGTTTTTGGCCAGCATAATTTGCTTAACATGGAAGCCGCGCGTTTGGTTTGCGAAGCTTTAGCTATAAGCAAGGCCGATTTTTATGAATATATTAGTACCTTTAAGGGAGCAGCACGCAGGCTGGAGCTGGTTGGAAAGAATGATAATGCGACAATTTTTAAAGATTTTGCGCATTCGCCATCTAAATTAACGGCTACTATACAGGCGGTTAAGGCGCAGTTTCCGCAGCGAAAGCTAATAGCTTGCATAGAATTGCATACTTTTAGCAGCTTGAATAAAGATTTTTTAAATGAATATGCCGGCACAATGGACGGCGCCGATAAAGCGATTGTATTTATTGACCGCAAAACATTTGAACAAAAAAAGATAACACCCTATGCAATTGAAGCAGTAAAAAGCGCGTTTGCAAAGGACGATCTGCTGTTTTTTAATGATCCGGACGCTTTATTACAGCATCTGGAAAGATTAGATATTAGTAATAGTAACTTATTAATGATGAGTTCGGGCAACTTTGGCGGTATTAACCTGATCGGATTAAAAGAAAAATTGTTATAA
- a CDS encoding universal stress protein, with amino-acid sequence MKTYLVPVDFSDAGFNAADYAAQLSHQTNVETIILMNAYFTSVYETMLPDPNMVMLTEDQIEDNAAERINHLEKLRDKLKDKVREGVEIRISLRRSHLLRAVVDTVNEDNADLVILGTIGNSTLRENNQGIGSHVIRISKASPTPVIVVPPNYKYQPVDEAVIACDFKKVKENVPLDALHKLLGKQAIKLLVVNIDTTGKHAGWDPELLAEKTALHGMLKHFKPRYYYVNDANIISGILDFATYHKAQMVIALPHNYSFLQSILHNSISQQIAKSSTVPVLLLK; translated from the coding sequence ATGAAAACATATCTTGTACCCGTTGATTTCTCGGACGCAGGTTTTAACGCCGCCGATTATGCCGCGCAATTGAGCCATCAAACCAATGTAGAAACCATTATTTTGATGAACGCTTATTTTACATCGGTGTACGAAACCATGCTGCCCGACCCTAACATGGTAATGCTTACCGAAGACCAGATAGAAGATAACGCGGCAGAGCGGATAAACCATTTAGAAAAGCTAAGAGATAAGCTGAAGGATAAGGTGCGCGAAGGGGTAGAGATACGGATAAGCTTAAGGCGATCCCATTTATTGCGTGCAGTAGTAGATACAGTAAACGAAGATAATGCAGACCTGGTGATATTAGGCACCATAGGCAATAGCACCTTGCGCGAGAACAACCAAGGCATAGGCAGCCACGTTATCCGGATATCAAAAGCCAGCCCGACACCGGTTATAGTAGTGCCGCCAAATTATAAGTACCAGCCAGTTGATGAAGCAGTAATAGCCTGCGATTTTAAAAAGGTGAAAGAAAATGTGCCTTTAGATGCCCTGCACAAACTATTAGGTAAACAAGCCATAAAACTATTAGTAGTAAATATTGATACCACAGGTAAACATGCCGGGTGGGACCCGGAACTGTTAGCCGAAAAAACCGCGCTGCATGGCATGCTTAAGCATTTTAAGCCAAGGTATTACTATGTAAATGACGCGAATATTATTAGCGGCATACTCGATTTTGCTACCTACCATAAGGCACAAATGGTCATTGCTTTGCCACATAACTATAGTTTTTTACAATCTATTTTACATAACAGTATTTCGCAGCAAATAGCCAAAAGCTCCACTGTGCCGGTATTACTTTTAAAATAA
- a CDS encoding Rrf2 family transcriptional regulator, whose translation MNGRFPTALHIMTLLCSADEQLSSEFLAGSINVNPVLVRKELSNLIKHQLVYSKAGKSGGYTLSKPAMQITLANIYTAVKSTAILGNAKNEPNPKCPVGKQINQHLDEINKQVDQSVMQKLGNTTLADFTNKFN comes from the coding sequence ATGAACGGAAGATTCCCCACAGCATTACATATTATGACATTGCTTTGCAGTGCAGATGAGCAGCTATCGTCGGAATTTTTGGCGGGCAGCATTAATGTAAACCCCGTGTTGGTGCGTAAAGAGCTGAGCAATTTAATAAAGCACCAACTGGTTTATAGCAAGGCAGGCAAAAGCGGTGGTTATACACTGTCAAAGCCTGCTATGCAAATAACCCTGGCAAATATCTATACCGCGGTAAAAAGCACTGCTATTTTAGGAAACGCTAAAAACGAACCTAACCCCAAATGCCCTGTAGGCAAGCAAATAAACCAGCATTTAGACGAAATAAATAAACAGGTAGACCAATCTGTAATGCAAAAATTAGGGAACACCACCCTGGCAGATTTTACCAATAAATTCAATTAA
- a CDS encoding NAD(P)-dependent oxidoreductase, with the protein MKVALIGATGFVGTEILKEAVSRGYQVTAIARNTDKVAKQAGVIAVAADINDADALAAIIAGHDAVINSFNAGWANPNLYNDFLKGSADIQAAVKKAGVKRYLTIGGAGSLFIDGKQLVDSPQFPKEYYAGASAARDYLAQLHKEEELDWTFLSPAINLHPGERTGTFRLGTESPVFNDEGKNDISVADLAVAVINELENNQFIKARFTLGY; encoded by the coding sequence ATGAAAGTAGCATTAATAGGCGCAACAGGTTTTGTAGGTACCGAAATATTGAAAGAAGCAGTATCGCGTGGGTACCAGGTTACGGCCATTGCCCGCAATACCGATAAAGTTGCCAAACAAGCAGGTGTAATAGCAGTAGCGGCAGATATAAACGATGCAGATGCATTGGCAGCAATTATAGCCGGCCACGATGCAGTGATCAATTCTTTTAACGCTGGCTGGGCCAACCCTAACCTGTATAACGACTTTTTAAAAGGATCGGCCGATATACAGGCTGCCGTTAAAAAAGCAGGTGTTAAACGCTACTTAACCATAGGCGGCGCGGGTAGTTTATTTATTGATGGCAAGCAATTGGTAGATTCGCCGCAGTTCCCTAAAGAGTATTATGCAGGTGCAAGTGCAGCACGCGATTACCTTGCCCAACTGCATAAAGAAGAAGAATTAGATTGGACCTTTTTAAGCCCCGCCATTAACCTGCATCCCGGCGAGCGTACAGGCACCTTCCGTTTAGGTACCGAAAGCCCGGTGTTTAATGATGAAGGTAAAAACGATATATCTGTTGCCGACCTTGCCGTAGCCGTAATCAATGAATTAGAAAACAACCAGTTTATTAAAGCGCGGTTTACTTTAGGATATTAA